The genome window TGCACTTCCGGTGCCGTGTGGCACCTTTAAGCCTAAAAACATACCCTTATGTCGAGTCATTGAAAGCGACGTCGTGTACTCTTTCATGTGGAGTGAAGCATGTCGATGTTGGTGGTTTGATTTGTCGCTAGTGggcttttcttttatctttttcttttctctcttcttcctaaaaaattgcagcttggctttctttgttgttgtttcaacttcagtctttattattttgatttctaattttttttcttaatctttttgtagaagttttatttgttttcaatttaaaaaatattatattttttaatttggctcTTATTCTTtcgatttctatttttttccttggccttttttttaaaagtttaattggtttttaatttaatcttttgatctaaattgatgttattatgtttttcaacttagtccttattgttttgatttctattttttttcttggcctttttgtaatatagttattattattttcaatttcacccttcaatcaaaaatttgtttttatttttatgtcaattttgatcttcattcttttggttttttagtctttttttttaaattaattttcttttcaatttcacccttcaatcaaatataaaatttatttcgcTTTTTAAtgttgatcttcattcttttaattgttgtttttctgaattcttttgtataattgaacttttttttttcaatttcatccttcaatatttgattgattaagaattgaactttatgGTTTTTTGATATAGGGTGCTTAAGGTTTAGACCTGAGTTATGAGTTTGAAAAAtgaacatggtttttttatttaaaaaaaaaggttttataaatctctttattttttttcaggttatTCCAATCTCATTATCCAAACTGCGGGTTTGGTAAGATATCCTGACTTGGTTTGACCCTGATTATTAAGGTTACAAGTTTATTATGCTAACTCGGGCTAATCAAGACTggttttttgtatatttatttttgtctcaTTTTGTTCTTCTGGATTTAATAGGTTGTGAATTGAGATACAttatttgtcttcttttcaatattttttcttcatgttatcctaatcacttttcttttaaatttgatccatatACTatcattttctaattatttttttttatctaattgaaATAGCTTATTCGATGTAGACAACAAATCTATGACCTAAGtcacactttttttctttcttttttaaaatatattagcgGTAGctaaacatcattttttgtgtaaaataaaTAGTTCATCTCCATAGCGAAACATGGACACCGAGGCTAGTATATAACTATGTATCAAATTTATgctaaaattcaatatttatatgaatattaaacttatttttgaattgtatatcaattatcaattaataGATTGTAATTATAAGATACATTATTGTATTTAATGAAGAATCCTTAAATTATCCTAAACCTGACGTAATTTTATCTCGAAGTTGATTGatatggaaaaataaagaaagtataATCCATCACAAACtcatctcatatatatatatatatatatataaacaactaaAAGTTCTCAATATTTTACTTTATCCTTAGATATAAATTACTgtgaattgaaataataaaatgatctttttgttattctcaaacaaaatcatttaactagttattaagggtaaaataacttttttcatagGACCATTTATCATTACTATATTGATTAGGGACATATTGGTCATTTAACATTTTAgatgcataataaaattacttaaatactgttaaaagcaaaaaaaaaaaaaaactagggtgtaggggttttttgatcttttaacaaTTTGATTGCACAGTAAAATGACTACATTtctcttaaaagcaaaaacaaattaaattgacatccaaagtatttttcaggtttttagttataatcaatttGAATGAGGagcaatttagtttttttaaaacataaatataattaaaaagtaaaagtgATTGATGAGTGCATTGTAAGATGCGCATGCATCACCTCCCAACGGGCAAACGCTGTCTTCTGTTATGGCACTGGAAGCTTCATGTTGTACTTTTCATGGTGGCAAACATGTGTGCATAACGGGGCAATAATTGGGTTCTGGtggattgtttttcttttcctctcttttctctctctttgccTTGGATTTTGCACTTgctctttcaaaaattaaatttgtcatgttagtttgtatttttattacttacggtccttattcttttgattgttatttgttttgtttttattgtttatttaagttgatttcttttttaattttatccctcaatatttaatttaatttaattctttttatctaatttggtcctcattattttgattgctatttctTCTAATCCTTTTCTAATTTGGGCTAGttgagttaacccgagttgagttggtttttttttaatgttttttttagtttcatctttcatcatttagtttagttgagagttgatctctattattttattcaatttcttctgtACAAGGTTATTCCGATCTCACGACTAGGCCTCGAATTTGGCATAGCGACAtgagttaggttttttttgtctttttaattttttttcttttgtacttTAACATTTTCTTTGCTAGTAATTGAGctttgtatttcttttattttttctctttatgaggttatcatgttttcattcaatttttattttgttatcaaataagatcattAAGACCTTTTACGAATCTTTAGAGGGTATCTTTTGATAAtgttgacaagttttttttttaattagtcattggtcttttttttctagttcattttttttgttgttaacttttttctaatcatattattaaataaaaaaaaaagttattgaactCATTTGAATCAATGACCCGAATCTCATGTTTTTCTTGGTCcttaaaaatgttattattgCTTGGacattcttttatatatatatatatatatatatatatatatatatatatatatatattagaaacatTTTGACCGAGCACATGACATAGCACGATCCAACGATACACCTATCTAGTCAATGCTATTCCatgtatcattttattttaatattcaatatttGTCTTACATTTCGACCATTTGATTGAAAgaacttataaataaaaacatcgcTCTAGTGTGAAGCattggaacttttttttttaatccattggaatttcttttgtgttctaataaaaaataaaataaaattagtgctaaaaaattactttttgtgttttataaatcaattcaatgtCTAATGTGattaactataaactaaaataagacAGGTTTTAGTATACCCCTCCTCACAAAGCactattcattggaatagtgctttgtttttttttttttcaattttaattgtaatacttttattttcaatcttttcaaaaacaaaaatccaaactaGTTTTTGCAAAGTCAAGACTAAACCtaataaaagaatttttctaactttttaagAACTCCACATCAAGTTCACTGAAATAAACTATTAAAGGTAATCTCGAATAAAATCAATGTGGaatgattaaatgaaaaaaataaaaactatgtgattaaaaaaaactaaaagacaaaaaagagagCAAACAATGAATAAACAGttgaagaaatagtaaaatacatattccttttagtttttttaataattaataataataattttcaatattatttttttgaaaaaaaaaatcaaactatttttttgtaaaattaaacataaaccTAATGATGTGATGTTTTTCCTTACTCTGCAAGAACCCCACATTAAGAACCCCACATTAAGttcaccaaaacaaattatcaaagtgaaaggaataaattaaaaaaaaaaatacgtgaagaaaaaaaatcctaaaggaaaaaaagtgagagagaggaagcaattttgttaataataataataataatttgataattatatattggTCCCCTATTTGTGGGGTTTATATTTTCGTGGcattatatttttggatttgtttccATATTTTTAGATACAATTTATCTATTACAAGGgaggaaatatttatttaataagaaattaatcaaaGTAGGGAAAGCATGGAATTAATTGAAAGAATGATTCATTTCATGGAGTTGTTCATCAAAGTAGAAACTGAAAGTGATAAGGAAGGAATATcaataaaggaaaaggaaagaacaacaaaaaaaaaggtatctAAGAACGCATTTTTATAGCTAGGCTGAACCTTTGATTATCTCCGATCGAGATAGTgtataacataattttattttgttatattaaattaaattatataacataattttattttgttataattttaaatgaaaaaaatctatcattatctaaaaagaaagatttaatgcaaaaaagaagaagaagaagataccGTTAACATTTCTTTGTACttgtataagaaaaacaaaagaacaattGATACGAGAAAACTAtatcaaaattgacaataaaaaaataaaatatatattttatttccattAAATACTTATggactatttgtttttaataaaaatttgcaTATTTATTAGGCttatatataatgatttataatataatttttaatttaccatAAAAAACCCAAACCTAGCATAAAATTATGACATCAAcggatgttttttttaatatccttttaattattcaatttaaagaatttaattataaaatcccaacactcttgattttttattttagacctcaaaacccaaattttaacatagttcataaagaaaaaaacacataaaaatgaCCCAATTTTCATCCCATAAACACCCTCTAATCTAGTTAAACACTCAAAATCAAACCTCATCTAAACAAACTTCAaggtttcaatttaattttttcaatatgattaACAAGCCAAACCACCCACTCTCTGCTTTGAGATGAACCTATTGGTTTTTAAATCGACAATTTTTATAGCTAAATGTTTctcttagtttttcttttccaatggctttctcccttctttctcGAGTTTCAGGAACTGGAactcaaagaaaataaagtttaacaCCAAAATGAAGATGTCAAAAAACCACAGGGAGAAACAGAATTTCAAGGACGGAAATGCATGCAATCCACAGTGCATTTGAGTGCGCATCAACAGTGATTTTCACTGTtcaaccactttttttttaattgtaattgcAATGTAACTATAATGGTAATGTAATCTTCAAGCAGGTACAGAGGCATATTGGATTTACAGTTTTTAATACACAAATGATAATTTTCAAGAATCTGTATCATGTCCCAGATTCAAACAATTTGCAGCGCTAGAAGCAACACAGCAGAAATGACACTAAAGTGTGTTTTATGTAGATGGTTTGAACACTCCCATGCCTGAGTTTAAGATCATAAGAGGATGCAAAGTTTAAAAACACAACGCTGAGCATGTCAAAGAACATCCACTCATGACTAAACGGTGGTTAGGTTTCAAGCAAAACATAGTTTTCCCATAAAAGGGGCACAGTTTAAAAGCTTTCACGTTCTACATGCCATAACCTTAGACAGAAACAGAAATATCCTACTTAGATTTCTACAACCGCCGAGCACCAAAGACGTGGTGTCAAGTCACTAGCAACTCAAGCGAGAAGCTGGATTTAGAAGGTGGAACCATTCCAACCAAAGTGGGAACCCTGCAAAATAAAGCAAGCACCAAACCATTAGTCGTGGcggaaaaaacaataacatggCAGTCAATATGAACATAATcagaaaataagttgaattctAAGGGAATTCAGTAACTATTTTCACAGTTTAAAACAGTAAGGATTTATTTACATGATCTAGTACTGGTGTAAAGCATGCAAACACTGTGCATATTCTTGGCTTTGATGGGCCTAAATAAACAGCAAGAATGCAATGATAAGAAATATGCAAATGGCAATGATCATCTTCTTGAAAATTAGAAGTTGAGATAGCTTGCCTTGGCATCAAAAAATTTGAGGAAGAACCGTGACTTGGGCACCGACAGCTTTGACTCAAGAATTGTTGCAATTGCAGAACTCAGTTTGTTGTTCACATCACTGTTAAGGCCACCAACAGATACCAGTTCACCATAAGCTGCTGGCTGCTCGGTTCCTCCAAATGAAATTGGAACTGAGCCCTTCAACACAATCATCACATACTGCATGATTGCACACACAAACGATTAAAAGACATATCCAGTGGGAAACCATGATAGCAATCAATGCAAACATGCAAATTCCTTTTAGGttgtaagagaagaaaaataacacaaacatA of Populus trichocarpa isolate Nisqually-1 chromosome 16, P.trichocarpa_v4.1, whole genome shotgun sequence contains these proteins:
- the LOC7488725 gene encoding uncharacterized protein LOC7488725; the encoded protein is MPCLNISTNVNLDGVNTSAILSEASSQVAKIIKKPESYVMIVLKGSVPISFGGTEQPAAYGELVSVGGLNSDVNNKLSSAIATILESKLSVPKSRFFLKFFDAKGSHFGWNGSTF